Within Enterobacter sp. RHBSTW-00175, the genomic segment CTGGATGCATCTTATGACTCTGGTGACAGCTTATAACAGAGGATAACAGCGCATGGTGCTTGGCAAACCGCAAACAGACCCGACTCTCGAATGGTTCTTGTCTCATTGCCACATTCATAAGTACCCATCGAAGAGCACGCTGATTCACCAGGGTGAAAAAGCGGAAACGTTGTATTACATCGTCAAAGGCTCGGTGGCAGTGCTGATCAAAGATGAGGAAGGGAAAGAAATGATCCTTTCTTATCTGAACCAGGGCGATTTCATCGGTGAACTGGGCCTGTTTGAAGAAGGCCAGGAACGTAGCGCCTGGGTTCGTGCAAAAACCGCGTGTGAAGTGGCCGAAATCTCCTACAAGAAATTCCGTCAGCTGATTCAGGTTAACCCTGACATCCTGATGCGTCTTTCTTCGCAGATGGCTCGCCGCCTGCAAGTCACGTCTGAGAAAGTGGGTAACCTCGCCTTCCTGGACGTAACGGGCCGTATCGCTCAGACTCTGCTGAACCTGGCGAAACAACCAGACGCGATGACCCACCCGGACGGAATGCAAATTAAAATTACCCGTCAGGAAATTGGTCAGATCGTGGGTTGCTCCCGTGAAACAGTGGGCCGTATTCTGAAAATGCTCGAAGACCAGAACCTGATCTCCGCCCACGGTAAAACCATCGTGGTTTACGGAACACGTTAATTCCGGTCAAACGGCGTGCCATCGCAAGGTGTCACGCCGTTTTTGTCTCTACTCCCCATGTGGCGCAGGCTAATTTATCACCCGGAAGTTAACTACGCACTGCGACAAACGCTGGTGTTGTGCCTTCCTGTGGCCGTGGGTTTGCTGCTGGGCCATCTGCAACAGGGTCTGTTGTTCTCCCTGGTTCCTGCCTGCTGCAACATTGCAGGTCTGGACACACCGCATAAACGTTTCTTCAAGCGCCTGATTATTGGCGGCTGTCTGTTTGCAGGCTGTAGCCTCGCTGTACAACTGCTGCTTGCCCGTGATATTCCGCTTCCCCTGATCCTGACCGTACTGGCCATGACGCTTGGCGTGACCGCTGAAATCAGCGCGCTACATGCCCGGTTGCTGCCCGCGTCGTTGATTGCCGCCATCTTCACGCTGAGCCTCGCCGGGAATATGCCGGTGTGGGAGCCGCTACTCATCTACGCGCTGGGAACCCTGTGGTACGGCGTGTTCAACTGGATCTGGTTCCGCCTGTGGCGCGAACAACCGCTGCGCGAATCGCTCAGCCTGCTCTACGTGCAGCTTGCCGACTACTGCGAAGCCAAGTACACCCTGCTCACTCAGCATACGGATCCGGAAAAATCGCTGCCGCCGCTGCTGGCGCGCCAGCAAAAAGTCGTCGATCTGATTAGCCAGTGTTATCAGCAGTTGCACATGCTCGCCGCCAATAAAAATCATGACTATAAGCGACTGCTGCGTATCTTCCAGGTCGGTCTGGATTTACAGGAACATATCTCTGTGAGCCTGCATCATCCGCAGGAGGTGCAAAAGCTGGTCGAACGTAGCCACGCCGAGGCGGTGATCCGCTGGAACGCCCAAACCGTGGCAGCGCGCCTGCGCATTCTCGCTGACGATATCCTGTATCACCGCTATCCCACGCGTTTTAACATGGACAAACAGCTGGGGGCGCTGGAGAAAATTGCCCATCAGCACGCGGAAAACCCGGTGGGCCAATTTGCGGCGTGGCACTTCAGCCGCATCGCCCGTGTCCTGCGGACTCAGCGGCCACTTTACCCCCGTGACCTGATGGCCGATAAACAAAAGCGTCTGCCGCTGCTGCCAGCCCTGAAAAGCTATCTGTCACTGAAATCTGCCGCGCTGCGTAATGCCGCGCGTATCAGCGTGATGCTTAGCACCGCCAGTCTGATGGGCGTCGCGCTGCACTTACCGAAACCGTACTGGATCTTAATGACCGTGCTGTTTGTTACGCAGAACGGTTACGGTGCTACGCGGGTGCGCATTCTGCACCGGGCAGGTGGCACAATCGCGGGGCTTATCATTGCCGGGGTGACGCTGCACTTTCACGTACCGGAAGGCTATACGCTGCTGGGGATGCTGGCTGTCACCATGGTGAGCTACCTGATTATTCGCAAGAACTATGGCTGGGCGATGGTGGGCTTTACGGTCACTGCGGTATACACCCTGCAACTGCTCACGCTCAATGGCGAACAGTTTATTCTCGCCCGCCTGGTCGACACCCTGATTGGCTGCCTGATTGCCTTTGGCGGCCTGGTCTGGCTCTGGCCCCAGTGGCAAAGCGGGTTGTTGCGCCAGAACGCCCATGATGCGCTGGAAGCAGATCAACAGGCGATACGCCTGATCCTGAGCGATGATCCACAGCCTTCGCCGCTGGCGTATCAGCGCATGAAGGTTAACCAGGCACATAACGCCCTGTTTAACTCACTGAACCAGGCGATGCAGGAGCCGGGCTTTAATTCCCACTATCTGGCAGACATGAAACTGTGGGTGACGCACAGCCAGTTTATCGTCGAGCACATTAACGCCATGACCACGCTTGCACGCGAGCACACGATGCTGACACCCGATCTGGCGCAGCGCTATTTGCAGTCCTGTGAGATTGCCTTGCAGCGATGTCAGCAGCGCCTGGAGTACGACGCGCCGGGAGAAGCAGGAGATTCGAATATTCTTGAAGCACCGGAAACACTGACGCTTGGCCCAATGAGCACCCTGGAGCAGCATTTGCAGCGCATCCTGGGGCATCTGAGCACCATGCACACCATTTCGTCGGTGGCATGGCGTCAGCGTCCGCATCACGGGATTTGGTTAACGCGGGTATTAAAACGCACGCCGTATTGAATCACGTCCGGCTGGATTGTAGGCCCGTGCAAGCGCAGCGCCGCCGGGCAATCATGTTATCCCCGGACGATCTTCTCGACCGCCGCCGCAAAACGGTTTAAGCCGTCTTCTATGTCTTTGTCTTCAATCACCAGCGACGGCGCGAAACGCATCACGTCCGGCCCGGCATTCAGCACCATCACCCCTTCATGAGCTGCGGCGTGCAGGAAATCGCGTGCGCGACCTTTGTACTGTGGCTTCAGCTCAGCGCCAATTAACAGCCCCATACCACGGATCTCGCTGAACACGTTGTACTGCTCATCAATCTGCTGAAGGTGTTTCACGAACAGCTCGCGCTTCGCATTAACGCCGTTCAGCACCTCTGGCGTGTTGATGATATCGAACGCCGCACCAGCAATGGCGCAGGCCAGCGGGTTGCCGCCGTAGGTCG encodes:
- a CDS encoding YccS/YhfK family putative transporter; this encodes MWRRLIYHPEVNYALRQTLVLCLPVAVGLLLGHLQQGLLFSLVPACCNIAGLDTPHKRFFKRLIIGGCLFAGCSLAVQLLLARDIPLPLILTVLAMTLGVTAEISALHARLLPASLIAAIFTLSLAGNMPVWEPLLIYALGTLWYGVFNWIWFRLWREQPLRESLSLLYVQLADYCEAKYTLLTQHTDPEKSLPPLLARQQKVVDLISQCYQQLHMLAANKNHDYKRLLRIFQVGLDLQEHISVSLHHPQEVQKLVERSHAEAVIRWNAQTVAARLRILADDILYHRYPTRFNMDKQLGALEKIAHQHAENPVGQFAAWHFSRIARVLRTQRPLYPRDLMADKQKRLPLLPALKSYLSLKSAALRNAARISVMLSTASLMGVALHLPKPYWILMTVLFVTQNGYGATRVRILHRAGGTIAGLIIAGVTLHFHVPEGYTLLGMLAVTMVSYLIIRKNYGWAMVGFTVTAVYTLQLLTLNGEQFILARLVDTLIGCLIAFGGLVWLWPQWQSGLLRQNAHDALEADQQAIRLILSDDPQPSPLAYQRMKVNQAHNALFNSLNQAMQEPGFNSHYLADMKLWVTHSQFIVEHINAMTTLAREHTMLTPDLAQRYLQSCEIALQRCQQRLEYDAPGEAGDSNILEAPETLTLGPMSTLEQHLQRILGHLSTMHTISSVAWRQRPHHGIWLTRVLKRTPY
- the crp gene encoding cAMP-activated global transcriptional regulator CRP — translated: MVLGKPQTDPTLEWFLSHCHIHKYPSKSTLIHQGEKAETLYYIVKGSVAVLIKDEEGKEMILSYLNQGDFIGELGLFEEGQERSAWVRAKTACEVAEISYKKFRQLIQVNPDILMRLSSQMARRLQVTSEKVGNLAFLDVTGRIAQTLLNLAKQPDAMTHPDGMQIKITRQEIGQIVGCSRETVGRILKMLEDQNLISAHGKTIVVYGTR